A single genomic interval of Coccidioides posadasii str. Silveira chromosome 1, complete sequence harbors:
- the SEC62 gene encoding Translocation protein S62 (BUSCO:485702at4751~EggNog:ENOG410PGTC~COG:U~TransMembrane:2 (i251-272o278-309i)~BUSCO:12533at33183): MAAPQPSPQQLAAMQQQMAAEAAKRGMTPEEFANMQRQQLTQEAAKRGMTPEQYINHLRAQAMHQHQMQKQQQSGENHDHNHNHSHDHEHEHGQDDHQHEGCCDHNHAHQHQRQIPVKSGVPADPKALAVANFLRSQNLKTRTCILDGRRRELFKVKRAIRALESPAYTKAASKPNSLLPPVTDRASAENTFKLLPMSLLALRVSKIEQPNRPKQKRVKGQWNVRIEQHQDTDPMMHYAWLYEGPQWKQKAMAAGVLIAIMAVVMFPLWPMMLRQGVWYLSIAMMGLLGLFFAMSIFRLILFCVTFFVVPPGLWLYPNLFEDVGFFDSFRPVWGWQETKKKKKKPKAMTDNTITPPERPSQPKSSTATSTGAQPQANTGEATKRGLTASVEDADEE, translated from the exons ATGGCTGCCCCTCAGCCATCGCCGCAGCAGCTCGCGGCCATGCAACAGCAGATGGCCGCCGAAGCCGCGAAACGTGGAATGACACCAGAAGAGTTCGCGAACATGCAACGACAACAACTCACTCAAGAGGCTGCAAAGCGTGGTATGACTCCGGAACAATACATCAACCATTTGAGAGCTCAGGCCATGCATCAACACCAGATGCAAAAGCAGCAACAGTCAGGAGAAAACCACGACCACAACCACAACCACAGCCATGACCATGAGCATGAGCATGGCCAAGACGACCACCAACATGAGGGTTGCTGTGACCACAATCATGCCCATCAGCATCAGAGACAAATACCTGTGAAATCAGGAGTTCCAGCGGACCCGAAGGCACTTGCCGTTGCCAATTTCCTCAGATCACAAAACCTTAAGACGAGAACATGCATCTTGGATGGTCGGAGAAGAGAATTATTTAAGG TAAAACGAGCAATTCGAGCACTGGAATCTCCTGCCTACACCAAAGCGGCATCAAAACCCAACTCTCTACTCCCACCGGTAACCGATCGCGCTTCTGCCGAAAACACTTTCAAACTCCTGCCCATGTCCCTTCTCGCACTCCGTGTTTCCAAAATCGAGCAACCGAACCGTCCCAAGCAAAAACGAGTCAAAGGACAGTGGAACGTGCGTATAGAGCAGCACCAAGACACCGACCCAATGATGCACTACGCATGGCTCTACGAGGGACCACAGTGGAAGCAGAAAGCTATGGCTGCGGGCGTTCTCATCGCCATTATGGCAGTGGTCATGTTCCCACTATGGCCCATGATGTTGAGACAGGGCGTGTGGTATTTGAGTATCGCAATGATGGGCTTGTTGGGGTTGTTCTTCGCGATGTCGATCTTCCGCTTGATACTATTCTGCGTTACGTTTTTCGTTGTGCCACCGGGTCTTTGGTTGTACCCCAATCTGTTCGAGGATGTCGGATTCTTTGATAGCTTTAGGCCAGTGTGGGGATGGCAGGAG accaaaaagaaaaagaagaagcccaAGGCAATGACCGACAATACGATAACACCTCCTGAGCGACCCTCCCAACCCAAAAGCTCAACAGCGACATCCACTGGAGCTCAGCCCCAAGCTAACACCGGAGAAGCCACGAAACGTGGATTGACCGCTAGCGTTGAAGATGCGGATGAAGAATAG
- a CDS encoding uncharacterized protein (EggNog:ENOG410PN32~COG:U~TransMembrane:1 (o575-597i)~BUSCO:7242at33183) gives MRAFVPGNSSLLQPPWGTVQLSQRDVSIQIPINLVTQPAVSLSAACFGKKVYDEEAAKQCISNLLSVGYRRLYVDLYWSRERKKWSLCPVTTPLIPLGATVPRRLPFLGLKLLGFNRKTGSPTVGGHLNTRQSRNTTRPSDTNPAEDSTVDQTEVPTRKGPSGTVLFELGPYSCSANVDLTGLLNVVADYFKSTEDTLNAHLTYIIFDLHAASRPDTPHGSAPTPKGRDLPSLSDSLGTTANNALGMYIYTPLELDSERRDLNRSWYSVAPRMGPVPEYFNIIGKANSRYETPDGWPNEGYVELSKAQRLVMGWGKVDLQMNAYDFKNDNMIVFSPGSLTSFVTVAKDNNDNIVGKCLYNPNTTDISDVQTWATAEVPEANSTAQLSHFSNQMVSCGISPLVNHTLLNVTADQDIGPYRNVSLSSIWSWADGEPKDSINAGAIDENRCSVMDLSLSGHWRSSGCSDRLYAACRIRNSPFDWTLSREPEPYTLAGDTCPEGSSFDVPRTALENTYLYKHVLQQSKDLIDPSSEETEKTSIWLDFNSFDVPDCWVSGGPKAQCPYEVDESAIQRRNILVPSIAAIIILIITALTLFVKCNANRMNSRRRRVIAGWEYEGVPS, from the exons ATGAGAGCTTTCGTTCCCGGCAACAGCTCTCTCCTACAGCCGCCTTGGGGAACAGTTCAGCTG TCCCAGCGAGATGTTTCAATACAGATCCCAATCAATCTTGTAACTCAGCCTGCCGTTTCTCTTTCAGCAGCGTGCTTTGGAAAGAAGGTCTATGATGAAGAGGCAGCAAAGCAATGCATTTCGAATCTTCTCTCCGTGGGATACCGACGATTGTATGTTGATCTATATTGGTCCCGTGAGAGAAAGAAATGGAGTCTGTGCCCAGTAACAACACCCTTGATCCCACTTGGAGCAACCGTTCCCAGGAGGCTCCCATTCCTCGGGCTGAAACTACTTGGATTCAACCGGAAAACTGGTTCTCCAACTGTGGGTGGACATCTCAATACTCGACAATCGCGCAATACCACTAGGCCTTCCGATACAAACCCCGCTGAAGATTCCACCGTTGATCAGACTGAAGTACCTACCAGAAAAGGACCTTCCGGAACAGTTTTGTTTGAATTGGGGCCTTATTCATGTTCCGCAAATGTTGACCTAACCGGCTTACTAAATGTTGTGGCCGATTATTTCAAAAGCACAGAAGATACTTTGAATGCACATTTGACCTATATTATCTTTGACCTTCATGCCGCATCTCGTCCTGATACCCCTCACGGTTCAGCACCGACTCCAAAGGGAAGGGACCTTCCATCTCTCTCAGACTCCTTAGGCACTACCGCAAACAATGCGTTGGgaatgtatatatatacgCCCTTGGAGCTCGATTCCGAAAGAAGAGACTTGAACAGGTCCTGGTATTCTGTGGCTCCGCGAATGGGTCCCGTTCCAGAGTACTTTAATATAATCGGAAAGGCTAACTCACGTTACGAAACACCGGATGGATGGCCAAATGAAGGGTATGTGGAGCTATCCAAGGCGCAAAGACTTGTGATGGGATGGGGAAAGGTAGATCTGCAAATGAATGCATACGATTTCAAGAACGATAATATGATAGTCTTCTCGCCCGGCTCGCTCACGTCTTTTGTCACCGTGGCTAAAGATAACAACGACAATATCGTTGGCAAATGCTTATACAACCCTAATACCACCGATATTTCTGATGTCCAAACATGGGCCACGGCTGAGGTTCCAGAAGCAAACTCTACCGCGCAGCTATCTCACTTCTCCAACCAGATGGTCTCGTGTGGTATATCACCACTAGTTAACCATACACTCCTCAATGTCACTGCTGACCAAGACATTGGACCTTATCGAAATGTGTCACTCTCCTCTATCTGGTCTTGGGCAGATGGAGAACCCAAAGATTCAATAAACGCTGGGGCGATCGATGAAAACCGCTGCTCTGTGATGGACCTTTCGCTTTCTGGCCATTGGCGCTCGAGTGGTTGTTCAGATCGACTCTACGCTGCATGTCGCATAAGGAATTCTCCGTTCGACTGGACACTGTCGAGAGAGCCTGAACCCTATACGCTGGCCGGCGACACCTGTCCTGAGGGCTCCAGCTTTGATGTTCCCCGCACGGCGTTGGAAAACACGTACCTCTACAAGCATGTCCTCCAGCAATCGAAGGATCTCATTGACCCGTCATCTGAGGAGACGGAGAAAACAAGTATATGGCTGGATTTCAACTCCTTTGATGTCCCGGATTGTTGGGTTTCGGGTGGACCCAAAGCCCAATGCCCATATGAGGTCGATGAAAGCGCCATTCAGCGACGCAATATTTTGGTTCCTAGCATCGCTGCTATTATCATCCTGATTATAACGGCGTTGACTCTCTTTGTCAAGTGCAATGCAAACCGGATGAAttcaaggagaagaagagtaatTGCTGGATGGGAGTACGAAGGTGTACCGTCATGA
- the ARH1 gene encoding NADPH-adrenodoxin reductase (BUSCO:231582at4751~EggNog:ENOG410PIFP~COG:C~BUSCO:5677at33183) — MLPRIGNVCIRCSLQISKAIEGYERAVINSTCRRKYSSDVTHSSRPFRVAVIGSGPAGFYAAYRLMGKVDNAFVDMYEHLPVPFGLVRYGVAPDHPEVKNCQDKFTEVANSSRFNFIGNVELGAALPLRSLKPHYDAILFSYGASKDRELGIPGERDIRGIYSARAFVGWYNGLPEYRDLKPGLASGEEAVVIGQGNVAMDVARVLLTDVDILRKTDMAEYALEELSRSKIKRVRVVGRRGPMQGAFTIKEIRELLQLPSVFFEPIPEYLFPPVSAIKRLPRAQKRITELLAKSSSTDPSTANRTGSLDFLLSPHSFHTSPKNQSSDLSYIKFTRNQLDPSDPFSPSSRATPLLGDDGKAMQVDIPASVCFRSIGYQSVPLEGFEDLQIPFNASRGIIPNDGQGRIIDYDSSSDVKANPPSSAPEAVPSHLPGLYCAGWVKRGPTGVIASTMTDAFATGDAIAADWAHHVSASSGAPAFLNSDEGGSTGLGWEGVRGDVEELGLRPTSWKDWEAIDRAEVERGKSRGKIREKFGRVEEMLDVLS, encoded by the exons ATGTTGCCTCGAATAGGAAATGTGTGCATTCGGTGCTCGCTTCAGATCAGCAAAGCGATTGAGGGTTATGAGCGCGCCGTGATCAATTCAACATGTCGACGGAAGTACAGCAGTGACGTTACTCATTCGTCTCGTCCGTTCCGTGTTGCAGTTATCGGCTCCGGACCTGCGGGGTTCTATGCTGCATATAGGCTGATGGGGAAGGTTGATAATGCTTTCGTCGATATGTACGAGCATTTGCCTGTTCCCTTTGGACTGGTCCGATATGGCGTTGCGCCAGACCATCCGGAGGTGAAA AATTGTCAAGATAAATTCACCGAAGTAGCTAACTCTTCCCGTTTCAATTTTATTGGAAATGTCGAGCTGGGCGCCGCTCTCCCCCTTCGGTCCCTAAAGCCACATTACGATGCCATCCTCTTTTCTTACGGTGCCTCGAAGGATAGGGAATTAGGAATACCCGGAGAACGAGACATTCGTGGAATATACTCTGCTAGAGCGTTTGTTGGCTGGTACAATGGCCTCCCAGAGTACCGAGACCTTAAACCAGGTCTAGCAAGCGGTGAAGAGGCAGTTGTAATTGGGCAAGGAAACGTAGCTATGGATGTTGCTAGAGTTTTGTTGACGGACGTCGATATTTTGCGGAAGACGGATATGGCAGAGTATGCCCTGGAGGAATTGTCCCGGAGCAAGATTAAAAGAGTCAGGGTGGTTGGACGAAGAGGGCCAATGCAG GGTGCGTTCACAATCAAAGAAATCCGCGAGCTATTACAGTTACCCTCCGTATTCTTCGAGCCCATTCCCGAATATCTCTTCCCGCCGGTATCAGCAATCAAAAGGCTGCCCCGAGCCCAAAAACGCATAACCGAACTCCTCGCCAAAAGCTCATCCACAGATCCTTCAACAGCAAACAGAACTGGGTCTCTCGATTTTCTACTCTCTCCCCACTCCTTTCACACCTCACCAAAGAATCAATCTAGTGACCTATCATACATAAAATTTACTCGCAACCAACTTGACCCCTCAGACCCCTTCTCTCCATCATCACGAGCCACTCCTCTCCTTGGCGATGACGGCAAAGCAATGCAGGTTGACATCCCCGCTAGCGTCTGCTTCCGAAGCATAGGATATCAATCCGTCCCTCTCGAAGGCTTTGAAGACCTTCAGATCCCGTTCAACGCTTCACGTGGGATAATCCCCAACGATGGACAAGGAAGAATCATTGATTATGACTCCTCCAGCGACGTGAAAGCTAATCCACCCTCGTCCGCTCCGGAGGCCGTGCCAAGTCACCTCCCCGGGCTGTATTGCGCTGGCTGGGTGAAGCGTGGCCCTACCGGTGTCATTGCCTCAACGATGACAGATGCATTCGCCACTGGCGATGCGATCGCGGCGGATTGGGCGCATCATGTTTCGGCTTCTAGCGGTGCCCCGGCGTTCTTGAACTCTGATGAGGGAGGGAGCACTGGACTTGGCTGGGAGGGCGTACGCGGTGATGTAGAGGAGCTTGGCCTCCGGCCAACAAGCTGGAAAGATTGGGAAGCGATTGACCGCGCGGAGGTGGAGAGAGGCAAGTCTAGGGGCAAGATTCGAGAAAAATTTGGTCGTGTTGAGGAGATGTTAGATGTGTTGTCATAA
- a CDS encoding uncharacterized protein (EggNog:ENOG410PVB1~COG:S~TransMembrane:4 (i87-110o116-137i149-168o196-226i)~BUSCO:3137at33183): protein MGRSEPPFIYDPPSRQTPVSPTKPFNPKAHTQASWAPREPKAKKNGPLVNFNQHPDSFGLIAGGRGNIKLMSPRTKQRVKYARWSQLALRVLTLIGALGILFCVICIKGTTLTLAWMIRVPPCVTILHTIYGIYHLFRSATARTPASSASYMLFASVLDAGLIPLYAFTSIVSNVEYETKSYGWETLFGNEGVREAIIHATFLAASTVGGLHLISLGLDLYLAIVFRQISKLPPDMNPLEDNLTSRGQKRNKSEIAEKHLSQSTTGSAEANRESLAQEPLIPTRTVPFMHTRADSSSTLSGSDLRGTDSPRTSYYSAQSFRYSRSDLPSQQTFHYEQANKSKVEIARTPAQRRGTTPSRPQSMVRDAPPVSDQSNLTALDARQRDPSGVSALSDENWCIYPSSPPSPELCPDDSAARPLSLPNGGDTPMIPGIDDEKWDNSSFLDSLQCRSDTVVQHRGDYTAIDDCDNDEIIYGNQHAENSYVPERDLGDHQVVLAQDENNDYKHQPLLNPLEMNPPTPRPTEQWSVSSRHSKGSLRRVALADVPNPPSDSGRPTPVKSAKFRSYGKLDQGKISPAQRVGSLRGKDLKVITPNITDKKKSRWRRMTGNYEAVNDKDHDSDSDRNDSLSDQENRDRTGRVVSNTGIDLGLGLGSKPAGYGSYIAGLGVGRRREVSGKMAEEGRGSRLAPEDDDYEGKGKRLSKTGEYRAAGWARFRGL, encoded by the exons ATGGGGCGGAGTGAGCCGCCGTTCATTTACGATCCCCCATCACGACAAACGCCCGTCTCTCCAACCAAGCCATTCAACCCCAAGGCACATACCCAGGCATCTTGGGCTCCGCGCGAACCGAAGGCAAAGAAAAATGGCCCGCTGGTCAATTTTAACCAACACCCAGATTCT TTCGGATTGATCGCGGGCGGTAGGGGCAACATCAAATTAATGAGCCCTCGAACAAAGCAGAGGGTAAAATACGCCAGGTGGTCACAACTAGCATTGAGAGTTTTGACCCTAATTGGAGCTCTCGGGATACTATTCTGTGTTATTTGCATCAAGGGGACAACACTGACCCTTGCATGGATGATACGCGTCCCA CCTTGCGTAACGATCCTCCATACTATCTACGGTATTTACCATCTCTTTCGATCCGCGACCGCGCGAACTCCCGCCTCATCGGCAAGCTACATGTTGTTTGCATCGGTGCTGGACGCCGGACTGATCCCATTGTATGCTTTTACCAGCATCGTCTCAAACGTGGAGTACGAAACCAAGTCTTACGGTTGGGAGACTCTCTTTGGAAACGAAGGAGTAAGGGAGGCGATCATCCACGCGACTTTTCTTGCCGCTTCAACTGTGGGCGGGCTTCATTTAATCTCACTAGGTTTGGACCTTTATTTAGCCATTGTCTTCCGACAGATATCAAAGCTTCCACCGGATATGAATCCCTTAGAGGATAACCTCACGTCTCGAGGACAAAAGCGAAATAAGTCAGAAATCGCAGAAAAGCATTTGAGCCAGAGCACAACGGGCTCCGCCGAGGCCAATCGCGAATCACTCGCTCAGGAGCCATTGATACCTACCCGGACAGTGCCTTTCATGCACACTAGGGCCGATTCATCAAGCACGCTTTCTGGAAGTGACCTTCGAGGAACAGACAGCCCCCGGACATCATATTACTCAGCGCAATCCTTCAGGTATTCGCGATCGGATCTTCCGAGCCAGCAGACTTTTCATTATGAACAGGCGAACAAGTCAAAAGTGGAGATTGCGCGTACTCCGGCGCAGCGGCGTGGTACCACTCCATCCAGGCCCCAGTCTATGGTCAGAGATGCTCCTCCTGTCTCCGATCAGTCAAATTTGACTGCCCTGGATGCGAGACAGCGCGACCCCAGCGGTGTTTCCGCCTTATCGGATGAGAATTGGTGCATCTATCCATCTTCACCTCCATCACCTGAACTATGCCCCGATGATTCTGCAGCTAGACCGTTGTCTTTACCCAACGGAGGAGATACTCCTATGATACCGGGTATTGATGACGAGAAATGGGATAATTCTAGTTTCCTTGACAGCCTTCAGTGTCGGAGTGACACCGTAGTGCAGCATCGAGGTGATTACACAGCCATTGACGACTGCGATAACGATGAAATTATATACGGTAATCAGCATGCCGAAAACTCGTACGTCCCCGAACGTGACTTGGGAGACCATCAGGTCGTGTTGGCGCAAGATGAGAACAACGACTATAAGCACCAGCCGCTCCTGAATCCACTGGAAATGAATCCGCCAACTCCCCGGCCGACTGAACAGTGGTCAGTCAGCTCACGTCATTCAAAGGGTAGCTTACGTCGTGTTGCACTGGCAGATGTGCCAAACCCACCTTCTGACAGTGGCAGGCCAACGCCCGTCAAGAGTGCCAAGTTCAGGTCCTATGGCAAACTAGACCAAGGCAAAATTTCTCCCGCACAGCGTGTAGGAAGCCTTCGTGGTAAAGACTTGAAAGTCATAACCCCAAATATCACTGACAAAAAGAAATCACGATGGAGGCGCATGACGGGCAACTACGAAGCGGTTAATGACAAAGATCACGATAGTGATAGTGATAGGAATGATAGCCTATCAGATCAAGAGAATCGCGACCGTACGGGTCGTGTCGTCAGTAACACCGGAATTGATTTGGGGCTAGGACTTGGCTCTAAACCTGCAGGGTATGGAAGTTACATTGCAGGCCTGGGTGTGGGAAGAAGGCGTGAAGTCAGTGGAAAAATGGCAGAAGAGGGGCGAGGAAGTCGTTTGGCTCCCGAGGATGATGACTATGAAGGAAAGGGGAAGAGACTATCAAAGACAGGCGAATATCGAGCTGCGGGATGGGCTCGATTCAGGGGTCTTTGA